One Candidatus Nitrotoga arctica genomic window, ATAATACTTGAGGCAAAAATTGGCGGTATAACGCCAGCCATATTTACTTTTAACGGCAAATGCGAACTTTGACCGCCATATACCTTATTTCCCACTTGACGCTTGGCATAATTAACAAGAATCTTTCGCTGACCGCGCTCAACGAACACTACCAACGCTGTTATTCCAATCGAACCAAGCAACAGCAATAACACTAGCGGAATAGAGAACGCACCAGTACGCGCTAACTCCAGGGTACTACCAATTGCATTAGGCAATCCCGCAGCAATCCCAGCAAAAATAATCAGAGAGATACCATTTCCTAGGCCACGCTCAGTAATTTGCTCTCCCAACCACATTAAAAACATTGTGCCAGATAACAAGGTAATTACCGTAGTCATTTGAAACATCATTCCTGGATGCAACACCAATCCTGCTTGTGATTGTAGTGCCACGGACATACCAAATGCTTGAAAAAGTGCCAGCACCAAGGTGCCATAGCGGGTGTACTGAGTAATCTTACGACGGCCCGTCTCACCGTCTTTCTTCAACTGTTCTAGATGCGGTACCGCATGCGTGGCCAATTGCATGATAATGGAAGCAGATATATACGGCATGATACCCAGCGCTAGAATCGTAAAACGCGAGAGGGCACCACCGGAAAACATGTTAAACATGCCTAAAATACCGCTCTTTTGCGAATTGAACAAATCGGCCAACACCATAGGGTCAATGCCTGGCACCGGTATATGCGCACCAATACGGTAAACTACCAATGCACCCAACAAAAACCATAAACGGCGACCAAGATCACCATACTTTCCATTATTCAAACGCTTTTTAGCTACTGCATCCACAGGAACCACCATTACTCTACAATGCTACCGCCAGCAGCTTGAATTGCAGCACGCGCACCTTTGGTAAGCAACAAACCTTGTAATTTCACGGAGCGCTTGATCTCTCCAGACATCACAACCTTAACAATCCGCGCTGCAGCAGGTACAACCCCAGCTTGCTTCAATGACAACAAGTCGATCACATCAACTGCCATTTTTTCCAAGTCAGATAAGCGAACTTGAGCACTGTCATAACGAGTCAAAGAAATAAAACCGCGCTTAGGCAAACGACGTTGTAGCGGCATCTGACCCCCTTCAAAACCAACCTTATGAAAACCACCAGAACGCGATTTTTGACCTTTATGACCGCGGCCACAAGTTTTACCCAGACCGCAACCGATACCACGTCCAACGCGACGCTTAGCGTGAGTAGAACCTTCTGCAGGTTTAATTTTATTGAGTTGCATATTTATGCCTCGCACTTAACCAAGTAATAGACTTTGTGAATCATGCCTCGTACAGCTGGCGTATCTTCCACTATGACGGTATGATTTAAACGACGCAAGCCTAACCCACGCACACACGCACGATGCGATTCTTTAGTACCGATCACGCTTTTAACCAGCGTTACCCGAAGCTTTCCCGTTATTGCTGTTACTTTTTGTTGAGCCTGTGCCATTGAATTACCCCTGAATTTCTTCTATGCTCATACCACGCTTGGCAGCAATTTCAGATGGAGAATTGATAGCCTGCAGCCCATTCAGAGTTGCGCGCACTACATTGTATGGATTACTCGAACCAATGCATTTGGCCAAGACATTATGTACACCCACTGCCTCAAACACAGCACGCATTGCGCCACCCGCAATAATCCCCGTACCTTCAGATGCTGGCTGCATGTACACCTTTGCAGCGCCATGACGCCCAATCACCGTATGATGCAGAGTGCCTTTATTCAAATTAACATTAACCATCTTTCGACGTGCTTCTTCCATCGATTTTTGTACGGCAACCGGCACCTCCTTAGATTTCCCCTTGCCCATGCCTATGCGACCATCGCCATCTCCAACTACAGTCAGCGCGGCGAATCCCATAATGCGACCCCCCTTCACTACCTTGGTTACACGATTGATCGAAATCATCTTCTCGATAAGACCATCACCACGATCTTCCGATTGTTGCATTCTTCCCTGCGCTTTAGCCATCATTCACCTCAAGTTAGAACTTCAAGCCATGCTCACGTGCCGCAGCAGCAAGCGCTTTTACGCGACCGTGATATTTATAGCCAGAACGGTCAAAAGCAACTTCAGCAATACCAGCGTCTTTAGCTTTTTCAGCGATACGCTTCCCCACCATTATGGCAGCAGCAATATTTCCCCCATTAGCAAATTCTTTCCGTACCTCAGCCTCTAAAGTTGAAGCACTGACTAACACTTTACTGCCGCAAGCAGAAATTACCTGAGCATAAATGTGTAAATTGCTGCGGCGTATTGCCAAACGAATCGATTTTTGACCAGCAATTTTGGCACGCGTTTTACGAGCCCTGCGCTGACGCGCATCATTCTTGATAAACATTATCCGCCTCAATTATTTTTTCTTAGTTTCTTTCAGCTTCACCACCTCTTCGGCATAACGAACCCCCTTACCCTTGTAAGGCTCAGGTTCGCGAAACGCGCGAATTTCAGCGGCAACTTGACCAACCTGCTGCTTATTTGTGCTTTTTAATACAACTTCAGTTTGTGTCGGCGTCGAAACTGTGACACCGACAGGTACCTTATAAACCACAGGATGGGAAAAACCAAGAGTCAGATTAAGAGTGTCACCAACGGCTTGAGCACGATAACCAACGCCAACCAAGGTCAACTTACGCTCGAAACCTTTGGTCACACCTTGTACCATATTAGCAATCAGCGCACGAATAGTGCCCGACATAGCATCCGCTTTCGCAGATTCATTACTAGCTTTACACAGTAATTCCTCGCCTTCATGCTGCACAACAACATCGTTACTCAGCATCTGTTTCATTGTTCCCAACGGGCCTTTAACGGATACCTCGTTGGCAACCAGCATCACTTCGACACCAGCCGGCAAAGCTATAGGATTTTTAGCGACTCTAGACATAATTACCCCGTTACGCGACTATGCACAACACTTCGCCACCAATTCCATTGGCGCGTGCCTTGCGGTCAGTCATCAACCCCTTTGAGGTAGACACAATAGCAATACCCAAGCCGTTCATCACATTAGGTATATCATCGCAACCCTTGTACATACGTAGACCAGGACGACTTACGCGCTGAATCTTCTCAATCACCGGTCGCCCTGCATAATATTTCAGACCAATTTCCAATGTAGGCTTACCACCTACACTAGAAACATTATAACCCTCTACATAACCCTCATCCTGCAACACTTGGGCAATCGCTACCTTTAGCTTAGAAGAAGGCATCCTTACATTTGTTTTTTCCGCCATCTGCGCATTTCTAATGCGCGTCAGCATGTCGGAGATCGGATCACTCATACTCATAGATTCACCCCTACCAGCTTGCCTTGATTACACCAGGTACCTCACCGCGCATTACAAACTCACGTAGCTTAATTCGACCCAGACCAAACTTGCTGAAAACACCACGCGGACGTCCAGTCAACGAGCAACGATTACGCAAACGTACCGGACTAGCGTTTCTCGGAAGTGCCTGCAGCTTTTGACGGGCAATATAACGATCTTCATCACTCAATTTAACGTTAATTATAGTTGCCAACAGTTCAGCACGCTTAATGGAGTATTTTTTTACTATGTCGCGACGCTTTTGTTCGCGATTAATGACAGCTGCTTTAGCCATTTTGCCCTCAGTTCTTCAATGGAAATTTGAAAGCCAAGAGGAGCGCGCGCGCCTCTTCATCGGTCTTCGCACTAGTAGTAATAGTAATATTCATACCACGTAGCGCATCAATTTTGTCATATTCAATCTCCGGGAAGATGATCTGCTCTTTAATGCCCATATTGTAATTGCCACGACCATCGAACGCTTTGCCAGAAATACCACGAAAGTCGCGGATACGCGGGATAGCAACAGTTACCAAACGATCTAGAAATTCATACATGCGAGCTTTACGCAAGGTAACCTTGCACCCAACAGGATAATTTTCACGAATCTTAAAACCTGCGATAGACTTCTTGGATTTGGTCACCACCGGCTTTTGTCCAGCGATTTTCTGCATATCGCTAACAGCATGCTCCATAACTTTCTTGTCTGCCACTGCTTCACCCACACCCATATTTAGAGTGATCTTTTCAATGCGCGGCACTTCCATAATGGACTTGTAGCCAAACTGCTTCATCAGCCCTGGAGCTACCGTACCTTTGTAAAAATCATATAGACGAGCCATGCCATTCCTCCTTTACGCGTCAATCACTTCGCCACTCGACTTAAAGACCCGCATTTTGCGACCATCTTCTAACATTTTAACGCCAACACGATCAGCCTTTTTTGATGCCGCGTTATAAATAGCAACATTGGAGGCATGAATCGATATCTCCATAGCCACGATACCACCAGTCAACCCCTTGACTGGATTTGGCTTCTGATGCTTTTTAACCATGTTAACGCCACTTACCAGCAAACGATCACCAAGCACACGCAGCACATTGCCACGATTACCCCTATCTTTCCCAGCAATGACAATTACGTCATCATTTTTTTTAATCTTGCGCATAACTCTTCCTTAGGCTACGTTAATATCGTCGCTTACAAAACTTCAGGAGCGAGTGATACAATTTTCATAAATCTCTCAGTCCGCAACTCTCGCGTAACCGGGCCAAAGATTCGAGTACCAATCGGCTCAAGCTTCGCATTCAGCAGAACCGCAGCATTACCATCAAACTTTATCAAAGAGCCATCCGGACGACGCACACCCTTAGCAGTACGCACCACCACGGCACTGTATACCTCACCCTTTTTTACGCGGGCTCGCGGTGCAGCATCTCTTATGCTGACCTTAATTACATCCCCAATAGCCGCATACCGACGCTTGGATCCACCCAATACTTTGATGCACATGACAGAACGTGCGCCAGTATTATCGGCCACACTTAAAACAGATTGCATTTGTATCATTATTTATACTCCAACTTTATCCGCATGAAAGCGACTAGTCTTGGAACCCGTTTGGGTTAGGTTGCCGCAAACCAAAAGCAGCAATGAAGCGAAGCCTTGCAGTATATGCGAGATTCGCAAATAACACAAGCATTGAGCGAAATTAAATTTGGCCGGTCTGAATAATAAAATAGCAAGTTAAACCGCTTGAGATTTTTCAACCAACTTAGTCACACGCCAACTCTTGGTCTTAGCCAGCGGACGACACTCTTCTATTGAGACTAAATCACCCTGATGAAACTCATTATTCTCATCATGAGCGTGGTATTTTTTCGATACGCGCAATACCTTGCCCAAAAGAGAGTGCTTAACCTTACGCTCAATCAGTACGGTAACAGTTTTATCCATCTTATCGCTTACAACCATGCCAATCAGTGTTCGTTTTAAATTTGTTGCACTCATTGTTGAGTACCCTTTTCTGTCAATATGG contains:
- the rplE gene encoding 50S ribosomal protein L5; this translates as MARLYDFYKGTVAPGLMKQFGYKSIMEVPRIEKITLNMGVGEAVADKKVMEHAVSDMQKIAGQKPVVTKSKKSIAGFKIRENYPVGCKVTLRKARMYEFLDRLVTVAIPRIRDFRGISGKAFDGRGNYNMGIKEQIIFPEIEYDKIDALRGMNITITTSAKTDEEARALLLAFKFPLKN
- the rpsE gene encoding 30S ribosomal protein S5 — its product is MQQSEDRGDGLIEKMISINRVTKVVKGGRIMGFAALTVVGDGDGRIGMGKGKSKEVPVAVQKSMEEARRKMVNVNLNKGTLHHTVIGRHGAAKVYMQPASEGTGIIAGGAMRAVFEAVGVHNVLAKCIGSSNPYNVVRATLNGLQAINSPSEIAAKRGMSIEEIQG
- the rpmD gene encoding 50S ribosomal protein L30, which gives rise to MAQAQQKVTAITGKLRVTLVKSVIGTKESHRACVRGLGLRRLNHTVIVEDTPAVRGMIHKVYYLVKCEA
- the rplN gene encoding 50S ribosomal protein L14 — protein: MIQMQSVLSVADNTGARSVMCIKVLGGSKRRYAAIGDVIKVSIRDAAPRARVKKGEVYSAVVVRTAKGVRRPDGSLIKFDGNAAVLLNAKLEPIGTRIFGPVTRELRTERFMKIVSLAPEVL
- the rplX gene encoding 50S ribosomal protein L24; translation: MRKIKKNDDVIVIAGKDRGNRGNVLRVLGDRLLVSGVNMVKKHQKPNPVKGLTGGIVAMEISIHASNVAIYNAASKKADRVGVKMLEDGRKMRVFKSSGEVIDA
- the secY gene encoding preprotein translocase subunit SecY, whose product is MDAVAKKRLNNGKYGDLGRRLWFLLGALVVYRIGAHIPVPGIDPMVLADLFNSQKSGILGMFNMFSGGALSRFTILALGIMPYISASIIMQLATHAVPHLEQLKKDGETGRRKITQYTRYGTLVLALFQAFGMSVALQSQAGLVLHPGMMFQMTTVITLLSGTMFLMWLGEQITERGLGNGISLIIFAGIAAGLPNAIGSTLELARTGAFSIPLVLLLLLGSIGITALVVFVERGQRKILVNYAKRQVGNKVYGGQSSHLPLKVNMAGVIPPIFASSIILFPATLASWSASGQGLNWLKDISDKLSPGQPIYVMLYAAAIIFFCFFYTALVFNPKETAENLKKSGAFLPGIRPGDLTARYIENIMLRLTLVGAVYVTLVCLLPEFLVVKWNVPFYFGGTSLLIMVVVTMDFMSQVQSYLMTHQYESLLKKANFKGGLIR
- the rplF gene encoding 50S ribosomal protein L6 yields the protein MSRVAKNPIALPAGVEVMLVANEVSVKGPLGTMKQMLSNDVVVQHEGEELLCKASNESAKADAMSGTIRALIANMVQGVTKGFERKLTLVGVGYRAQAVGDTLNLTLGFSHPVVYKVPVGVTVSTPTQTEVVLKSTNKQQVGQVAAEIRAFREPEPYKGKGVRYAEEVVKLKETKKK
- the rplR gene encoding 50S ribosomal protein L18 — protein: MFIKNDARQRRARKTRAKIAGQKSIRLAIRRSNLHIYAQVISACGSKVLVSASTLEAEVRKEFANGGNIAAAIMVGKRIAEKAKDAGIAEVAFDRSGYKYHGRVKALAAAAREHGLKF
- the rpsN gene encoding 30S ribosomal protein S14 → MAKAAVINREQKRRDIVKKYSIKRAELLATIINVKLSDEDRYIARQKLQALPRNASPVRLRNRCSLTGRPRGVFSKFGLGRIKLREFVMRGEVPGVIKASW
- the rplO gene encoding 50S ribosomal protein L15, translated to MQLNKIKPAEGSTHAKRRVGRGIGCGLGKTCGRGHKGQKSRSGGFHKVGFEGGQMPLQRRLPKRGFISLTRYDSAQVRLSDLEKMAVDVIDLLSLKQAGVVPAAARIVKVVMSGEIKRSVKLQGLLLTKGARAAIQAAGGSIVE
- the rpsQ gene encoding 30S ribosomal protein S17, whose translation is MSATNLKRTLIGMVVSDKMDKTVTVLIERKVKHSLLGKVLRVSKKYHAHDENNEFHQGDLVSIEECRPLAKTKSWRVTKLVEKSQAV
- the rpsH gene encoding 30S ribosomal protein S8, whose amino-acid sequence is MSMSDPISDMLTRIRNAQMAEKTNVRMPSSKLKVAIAQVLQDEGYVEGYNVSSVGGKPTLEIGLKYYAGRPVIEKIQRVSRPGLRMYKGCDDIPNVMNGLGIAIVSTSKGLMTDRKARANGIGGEVLCIVA